A window from Nothobranchius furzeri strain GRZ-AD chromosome 17, NfurGRZ-RIMD1, whole genome shotgun sequence encodes these proteins:
- the LOC139063787 gene encoding uncharacterized protein codes for MTKPKEAGTCPVCQKELMLISKHLKDFHQVKNIQERDILNKLAMERTLIPPGPCPIANCVPHLRHLEKHLDTHKELTQRGRREEKLTLKRKVALQLLKELRATGPQPPMFSTLDLDGDPAAGEGNTSANSACRTRVMYLTNEVYRLQGALADAKRELQQLRLQQPPEPQAQPLEPQAQPPEPQAQPLEPQAQPSEPQRSPQQPEVDTRGTKLKLTFSSASEELTETEAPVPKKKNKSEKSKRTKKAISPHTAHTFSDTEKSPKRKLSAMERAFQGLAPFFAGKSRASKLRNIPLGTSVEFYLEDYFTFIFCPEGTSKMQENAVSKLSRAKVFFKYLLLGSDSPASWNWEFLYNIPLLKS; via the exons ATGACGAAACCAAAGGAGGCGGGCACGTGCCCCGTGTGCCAAAAGGAGCTCATGCTCATTTCCAAGCATTTGAAGGACTTCCACCAGGTGAAAAACATTCAGGAAAGGGACATTTTAAACAAGCTGGCCATGGAGAGGACGTTAATTCCTCCCGGTCCTTGTCCAATTGCCAACTGCGTCCCACACCTGCGTCACCTTGAAAAGCACCTGGACACCCACAAGGAGCTGACACAGAGGGGGCGGCGGGAGGAAAAGCTGACCCTGAAGAGGAAGGTGGCTTTGCAGCTCCTCAAGGAGTTGCGGGCCACTGGCCCCCAGCCTCCCATGTTCAGTACACTGGACCTAGACGGTGACCCGGCGGCAGGCGAGGGAAACACCAGCGCCAACTCTGCTTGCAGGACCCGGGTCATGTACCTAACTAATGAGGTCTACCGCCTCCAGGGCGCTCTGGCGGATGCCAAG AGAGAGCTGCAGCAGCTCCGGCTGCAACAGCCCCCGGAGCCCCAGGCCCAGCCTCTGGAGCCCCAGGCCCAGCCCCCGGAGCCCCAGGCCCAGCCCCTGGAGCCCCAGGCCCAGCCCTCGGAGCCCCAGAGGAGCCCGCAGCAGCCTGAGGTGGACACACGGGGGACTAAACTGAAACTAACGTTTTCCTCGGCTAGTGAG GAGCTGACAGAAACAGAGGCCCCTGTGCCGAAAAAGAAAAATAAGTCTGAGAAGAGCAAGAGGACAAAGAAGGCAATTTCTCCTCACACTGCACATACTTTCTCTGAcacc gaAAAGTCGCCCAAGAGGAAGCTCTCCGCCATGGAGAGGGCCTTCCAAGGCTTGGCCCCCTTCTTCGCTGGGAAAAGTAGGGCCTCCAAGCTGAGGAACATTCCCTTGGGCACCTCCGTTG AATTCTACCTGGAGGATTACTTCACCTTCATCTTCTGCCCCGAGGGAACAAGCAAAATGCAGGAGAATGCCGTTTCTAAGCTGAGCCGGGCAAAGGTTTTTTTTAAATACCTTTTGCTCGGCTCTGACTCGCCTGCGTCCTGGAACTGGGAGTTCCTTTACAACATCCCCCTGCTGAAGTCGTAA